Part of the Cohnella candidum genome, TGCCCGTTTGCTCTGGCTTGCTCGGCGAGCCCCCCGGTCAAGGCATCGCTTTCGGCATGCAGGGCGAGCAAGCCGCCGAACCGGGCGATCCGCTTCATGCCTTCGTACAGCGTGAAGTCGTCGACTTGGCGGAACCGTCCTTCCCCTTCCCCGCCCGGATCGGACAGGAAAGCCTTGAAGGCCGGTACCCCCGCCTGGGCGAGCGCCTCGAGTTGATCCAGGTTGCCGGGCACTAGCCCGCCCCAAAACCCGTAATCCACCACCGAACGTCCCTCCGCGAGAGAGGCTTTCATCCGAAGCGCCTCCAAGTTCACGGTAGGCGGATTGCCATTCAGGGGCATATCCAGATAAGCGGTGCAGCCTCCGGCGGCGAGGGCGGCGGATCCGGTCTCGAAGCCTTCCCAATGGCCGAAGTTCGGCTCGTTGAAGTGCACATGGACGTCGATCATGCCCGGGAGCACGAGTCGTCCGCCGGCATCCAGCACGTCCGCCGCCTCGCCCTCGGGCAGCAAGTCGGCGATCGCCGCGATTTTGCCGTCCCGGATGCCGATATCCGCGCGGCGGACTCCTTCGGGCAGCACGACGTTGCCGCCGGAGACGATCAGATCGAATCGTACAACCATTTTCCCTCAGCTCCCCCGGTAAGTGCTGTATCCGCCCGGCGCGACCAGGAGCGGAACGTGATAGTGGGCGTTTCCGTCCGCGATCCGAAACCGCACCGGAACCCAGTCGAGAAACGGGTCTCCGGCCTCGCCGTCTCCGCTCCCGAAATAATCGCCAACCCAAAACAAAATCTCGTACAAGCCGTTCCCTTTGTCCGCCCCTTCCAGCAGCGGTTCGTCAAGGCGGCCGTCCGCGTTCGTCCGCACGTCCCGCAGCAACAGCGGGGCGCCTTCCTCGTCAAGCGCGAACAACTGCAGCCGCAGTCCCGCGGCGGGACGGCCCGCCGAAATGTCCAGCACGTGCGTCGTCAATCGCCCGCTCATCAAGCGTTCCCCCTCACTCCGCAATCAGATCCGCCAGCCG contains:
- the uraH gene encoding hydroxyisourate hydrolase, whose translation is MSGRLTTHVLDISAGRPAAGLRLQLFALDEEGAPLLLRDVRTNADGRLDEPLLEGADKGNGLYEILFWVGDYFGSGDGEAGDPFLDWVPVRFRIADGNAHYHVPLLVAPGGYSTYRGS